The sequence below is a genomic window from Coffea arabica cultivar ET-39 chromosome 4c, Coffea Arabica ET-39 HiFi, whole genome shotgun sequence.
CCAATGGTACGAGCGAGCAAAGCCTTAAAAGTCACGCTTGAATCTCATGCGCGCTTCATTTCCTTCGGTTTAGTTTATTGATTCTCGCTAATCGCTCTTCCCCAATCCCAATTATCCACAGGCAACATTCTGGACTTAGCGTGGAACGTTACGTTAAAGAATCGCCCTGCGAATTCCACCATACTCAAGATCTTGATTTGGCGCGAAACGCTGAGTCGGTTCCAGTGATTGCTATCAAGAGCTTGCCAAACAATGGGGATCTACAATTACATGGAGTAATCAGTGAACCAGGCCCTCATAAAGTCTTGATCCCGCAAATAAACACACAGTttcctcccctctctctctctatgcgcgtgtttgtgtgtgtgcttATTCTATTGAATCCAAATTCTCCCGGCTTAACCATTTAACGAACTAAAATCACATGGCCTGTTTAGAATATTACCACATAAATCCCTGCAAAACACTAGACCCTACATCTGATGATTTCGAGTGAAAATGGCAGAACATTCCAACCTCTGAATTGCTGATAAAATGGTGGCTTATATAGTTAAAGTTGCAAACTTGCAATCACCAATGAGCGACGTCTTTTGCATTCAAGATGCCAATGTTCTCAAAGTGACTTTTATGAGTATATCCTTGCCATCTTACACTTCTTCTTTTTGAGTATACCAGTCATCAGGGGACTAGACCTCAGAGGCTTACAAGTTATAACTGAGCTTCAAGTTGAAGCTCCGCTCTTTCCTGAATTTCATTCATAGTCCATCACTCCATGATACTGAATAGCACAAGGCACACCAGAGACTCCAAAGAATGCAAAATGCAACAGCTCACCTGGGCACAGATTGACTCGCAATGCTGCCCATGGAACCAGCCCAAGCACAGCTCCTCCATAAATATAGGAAGAGGAGAAAAATATATAACAATCTTCCTAGTTTAGCCAATCTCCAAAATCAATAATATGCTTTCAGCAGACCACCCAATGCAGACATCAAATATAAATTTTCCATGCTAAAATCCATGCGCTGACCCAACGAGTCATTGATCGCCAAAATATATGCATTTACCAAAGCCACAAGAAGAGCAAAGGAATCTCAACCTCGAGTTATTTTATTCTTGCTTGAAGTTTTAGTACCTCTTCTATTTTGCATAGCAATATTTCTCCCATGAAATGAGGATTTGCCTTCCTCAATGTGTTTTATGGTTCTCCTACGGTCTCCTTCAAGATGCCTGTCCTTCCTTGGTTCTTTGAAAAGTTTCTCAAGCTTCGGATCCCTAGCAAATCCTCTAGATCTCCTCTCATTGTAAAATTCTCTAGCCTTGACCAACAATCCACATTTAGCTAACCCTTCAACCAGAACTCTGTAATGTGCTAAGTCAGGCAATATCTCATAGTGCCTCATTTCCAACCATACCTTCAGAGCACTTTCAGGTTGCttcaattcaaaaaattttcccaGAATTTGGAGAAAGGTATTCCCGTTTGGACCAAGACCGGCTTTTCTCATATGATTAAGAACTTCAAAAGCTCCTTCTAAACTTGCACCAGTAAGAAATGCATGGTATGTATCAATAGTTGGACTGACATTGTCCTCTATCATCATAGCCAGTACCATTCTTGCCTCCTCTAGTTTCATATCTCCACAAAGAGGGATTATGATGTTGTTGTATGTGGTAGAATCAGGATATAGACCTGCTTCtttcattttattgagaatGGTAAGAGATTCCTTCAAGCAGTCCTCAGAAGCCAGAACATATGCTAAAGAATTATACACCTCAATGCCAGGTTGAAAACCCCTTTTCTTCATCTCGTCACACAGTCTGAGCGAGTCAAATAGATTTCTAACTTTCGCAAAACAGGAAATCAAGTGCGTATAGGACATCCCATTAGGCAAAATACAGCATTTTGACATTTCTCTCCACACTCTCTTGGCTTCAACTATATCAACTGCTATATTGCACCATCCATTGAGAATTATGTTAAAGCCCTCAGTCACCAGAGGGAAGAACTTTTTGTTGAGAAACATGAATTCTTCAGCCTCCTCGATGTTTCCATGCTTGCAGAGAATGTTAAGAAATGTGAAGAATGCATCCTGATCAGGCAACAAGCAGAACTTCTCCATAGTTTCAAATGTTTTCACAGCCTTGTCAAATTGATTTGTTGCTGCATACCTGGTGAATTGTAATACAAGAACAacaccaaaataaaaaagttaaaatcaaTTATACTGATACTGTAAAAGACTCTAAAAGAAGTCGTTTTGACTGTTAGATACAGGCAGCTTTGGCCTTCAGTGACTGGATTACTATTGTACAACAGATGGATTTTGATTCTCAATAAACTCTAGAAGGAACATGTCTACTAAATCTTTTGAACAAAACAAGTGCGACAGAAACAGAGCGACAAAATCCGTCAGTAAAATCTGTAATCACACATGCAAAAAGGAATGCACTGCGCCACTGGCAATCGGCATGAACATGCTAGTAGCTAAACAAGATATATGTTGGGAGTTTCTTCTGCAATGAATTTCTTCTACAGGGAGCGGTGGGAGGACGATGGAACCGGTTTTCACATTTAGGGACATCAGACTTGTACTCCAAATTAATATTGCAAATGTAATTTATATGCTACCAAATTCAACATTAGCTGAAAGATGTCATTTGAAGTTTGACAGGTAGTGAGTGAATTACATCTCCTAGTTGGAATACCTGCTCTTTCTTACGGACGATCTACATTAATCAAGGAGATACAACCTGCATAATGACAGCGATCAAGACTCTGCATTTACCTATCAATCATGATGAGCAATGCTTCTTTAGTATCCACTGAATTTTTATGAAGGTCATGAATCAAGGACCAAGCAGTACCAAACTTTGTATGGTTCCCCAGAACCCATATCATCAAACACCGAACCATTTCATCCACACAATCCCATCTCTCACCCCATTTATATAACAAGAATGCCAACTTCCATTCTTTCCTTAAAGCAAACATAGaggaaaaaatcaaatatttattGGGTTTAACACCTCCCTTATCAAGAAAATCCAATGCTTCATCTCCAGAATCAAAATTCTTAGCTTTTTGGATTAACTCAGTCAATTCACTGAGACCCACTTGAGCATTTTCACGGGTTTCTTTTACACACTCACGGAAGTTGATGACATCATAGATGTGTCGTTGGTCAGAACTACGGGATGCCGAGGAATGGAGGCTCTGTAGACTGGAGTGACCAGGGTTGATAAGCGTTTGCTGAAATGCCCCAATGGAATGATGCGACGGAGAAGTATCTGTACAGCAAGATGAAAGTTTTTGATGAGCTAGTGGGTTCAGGAGTTGAGCCAAGAAGAGTGAGGGATTTGCTCTATGGAGTCTTCTAACATGGATAAGTAGTCCTATCATTTTCAGAACTGAAGCATGTTTTAGGACGAGAGATCTAAAGGCAATTTTTAGGAGAGCACACAAAATGATACAACCTACATTTCCTCTTTTTGCCTGCAAAATAGATGCAGATTATTGCATATTGAGTCTTTCACCAACCAAATTTAGACACAAATACATATTTTCTTTTTGGcaaagcagaaaaaaaaaaatttttttgcccaaaatatattttttttatgaagggagaaaaaaataaatcggccaaaaaaattttctgcttTTCTTTTATGAAGGAAGAAAATAATAAAGCAGTTGGAAAGTGTGAGATCAATGCCTTGGCGACAAAAATAATCTCCAAAAAGTGTCACGTGGC
It includes:
- the LOC113738783 gene encoding pentatricopeptide repeat-containing protein At1g80880, mitochondrial-like, translated to MIGLLIHVRRLHRANPSLFLAQLLNPLAHQKLSSCCTDTSPSHHSIGAFQQTLINPGHSSLQSLHSSASRSSDQRHIYDVINFRECVKETRENAQVGLSELTELIQKAKNFDSGDEALDFLDKGGVKPNKYLIFSSMFALRKEWKLAFLLYKWGERWDCVDEMVRCLMIWVLGNHTKFGTAWSLIHDLHKNSVDTKEALLIMIDRYAATNQFDKAVKTFETMEKFCLLPDQDAFFTFLNILCKHGNIEEAEEFMFLNKKFFPLVTEGFNIILNGWCNIAVDIVEAKRVWREMSKCCILPNGMSYTHLISCFAKVRNLFDSLRLCDEMKKRGFQPGIEVYNSLAYVLASEDCLKESLTILNKMKEAGLYPDSTTYNNIIIPLCGDMKLEEARMVLAMMIEDNVSPTIDTYHAFLTGASLEGAFEVLNHMRKAGLGPNGNTFLQILGKFFELKQPESALKVWLEMRHYEILPDLAHYRVLVEGLAKCGLLVKAREFYNERRSRGFARDPKLEKLFKEPRKDRHLEGDRRRTIKHIEEGKSSFHGRNIAMQNRRGTKTSSKNKITRG